The proteins below are encoded in one region of Qipengyuania sp. HL-TH1:
- a CDS encoding YraN family protein, producing the protein MTRQLAEKSGREGETRAAVWLRAKGWQVLDRRVRTPAGEIDLVARRGGVVAFVEVKWRRKRADLDHAIDEYRLSRVAAAAEAVAHRYAENGEDIRIDVILLAPGSFPRHIPNAWQP; encoded by the coding sequence ATGACCCGCCAGCTGGCCGAGAAAAGCGGCCGCGAGGGCGAGACACGCGCAGCCGTGTGGTTGCGCGCGAAGGGCTGGCAAGTGCTCGACCGGCGGGTCCGGACACCCGCGGGTGAGATCGACCTGGTCGCCAGACGCGGCGGGGTGGTCGCGTTCGTCGAAGTGAAATGGCGCCGCAAGCGCGCCGATCTTGACCATGCGATCGACGAATACCGGCTTTCGCGCGTCGCTGCGGCGGCGGAAGCGGTGGCGCATCGCTACGCCGAAAACGGCGAGGATATCCGGATCGACGTGATCCTGCTTGCGCCGGGCAGCTTCCCTCGCCACATCCCCAATGCCTGGCAGCCGTAA
- the gshB gene encoding glutathione synthase, producing MSLRVAVQMDPLENINIAGDSSFALMLSAQARGFEVWHYDVATLAYESDGSPHGRITAHAAPVTVQRVEGDHFHAGDRRRIDLARDIDVVLMRQDPPFHLGYISSALLLDRLKGTTLVANDPREVVNAPEKMFVLDYAQYMPPTLVARHLDDLRDFQKKHGSVVVKPLHGNGGKAIFRIDKHGTNLSALSEVFDQTWPEPHMVQPFLPEVSEGDKRIVLVDGEFAGAINRFPGEGEFRSNLAQGGHAEATALTEREEEICAAMGPELKRRGLVFVGIDVIGGKWLTEINVTSPTGIVAIDKFNGTDTAGLIWDAIKRRHAEL from the coding sequence ATGTCCCTACGCGTCGCCGTCCAGATGGACCCGCTCGAAAACATCAATATCGCGGGCGACAGCTCTTTTGCGCTGATGCTGTCGGCGCAGGCGCGCGGGTTCGAGGTGTGGCATTACGACGTCGCGACGCTCGCCTATGAAAGCGATGGCAGTCCGCATGGCCGCATCACCGCGCATGCCGCGCCCGTCACCGTCCAGCGGGTCGAGGGCGACCATTTCCACGCCGGCGACCGCCGCCGGATCGACCTTGCGCGCGACATCGACGTGGTGCTGATGCGGCAGGATCCGCCGTTCCACCTGGGCTATATCAGTTCGGCACTGCTGCTCGACCGGCTCAAGGGGACCACGCTGGTGGCCAACGATCCGCGCGAAGTGGTCAATGCGCCGGAAAAGATGTTCGTGCTCGACTACGCGCAATACATGCCGCCGACGCTGGTCGCGCGGCATCTCGACGATCTGCGCGACTTCCAGAAGAAGCACGGCTCGGTCGTGGTCAAACCGCTGCACGGCAATGGCGGGAAGGCGATTTTCCGTATCGACAAGCACGGGACCAATCTGTCGGCGCTGTCGGAAGTGTTCGACCAGACCTGGCCCGAACCGCATATGGTCCAGCCCTTCCTCCCCGAGGTGAGCGAGGGCGACAAGCGTATCGTGCTGGTCGACGGCGAATTTGCCGGGGCAATCAACCGCTTCCCCGGCGAAGGTGAGTTCCGTTCGAACCTTGCGCAGGGCGGCCATGCCGAAGCGACGGCGCTGACCGAGCGCGAGGAAGAGATCTGCGCGGCGATGGGTCCCGAATTGAAGCGCCGCGGGCTGGTGTTCGTCGGGATCGACGTGATCGGCGGCAAGTGGCTGACCGAGATCAACGTGACCTCGCCAACGGGTATTGTCGCAATCGACAAGTTCAACGGCACCGACACCGCGGGGCTGATCTGGGATGCGATCAAGCGCCGCCACGCGGAGCTCTAG
- a CDS encoding DedA family protein, translated as MHELIIRAIEQGGLLGIFLLMAVENIFPPIPSEVIMGLGGVAVSRGTIDFWPLMIVGTIGSTAGNYVWYWLGDHWGRTRLEPFVNRWARWLTMEWEDVERAQRFFQRHGPWVVFVFRFTPVFRTMISLPAGLAHMGLWRFLGFTFAGAFIWNLLLVESGRRLAVWLAESQEVLGWITLGLLGLTLAGYLWRVVSWKPRAER; from the coding sequence ATGCACGAACTCATTATCCGCGCGATCGAGCAGGGCGGGCTGCTGGGCATTTTCCTGCTCATGGCGGTCGAGAACATCTTTCCGCCGATCCCGTCCGAAGTGATCATGGGGCTGGGCGGAGTCGCGGTATCGCGCGGCACGATCGATTTCTGGCCGCTGATGATCGTCGGCACCATCGGATCGACCGCGGGCAATTACGTCTGGTACTGGCTGGGCGACCATTGGGGGCGGACCCGGCTCGAACCCTTCGTCAACCGCTGGGCGCGCTGGCTGACGATGGAATGGGAAGACGTCGAGCGCGCACAGCGCTTCTTCCAGCGGCATGGCCCCTGGGTGGTCTTCGTGTTCCGCTTCACCCCCGTTTTTCGCACGATGATCTCGCTCCCCGCAGGACTCGCGCATATGGGGCTCTGGCGGTTCCTCGGCTTTACTTTTGCCGGGGCGTTCATCTGGAACCTCCTGCTGGTCGAAAGCGGGCGGCGGCTGGCGGTATGGCTCGCCGAATCGCAGGAGGTGCTCGGCTGGATCACGCTTGGCCTGCTCGGGCTGACGCTCGCCGGCTATTTATGGCGGGTCGTCAGCTGGAAACCGCGCGCCGAGCGCTAG
- a CDS encoding tyrosine recombinase XerC — translation MSRAELLEAWHGHLALGLRRSPHTVRAYDKAAERLLTRLDLAEWDDVAELSTAALRTHLASRRADGLSNASTARELSALKGFIAFARTQAGHAVSDPPRLRGPRIKKGLPRPVTPDDAIGLADTVEALAADDWIGARDRAVLLLLYGAGMRIAEALSLTASALPLGERLTVTGKGGKQRVVPLIPIVREAVADYAERCPWPLPAEEPLFRGAKGGPLVQGVVQRTTARARKALGLPDSATPHALRHSFATHLLGAGADLRSLQELLGHASLGSTQIYTKVDAASLLETYRSAHPRERD, via the coding sequence ATGAGCCGCGCGGAACTGCTCGAAGCGTGGCACGGCCATCTCGCGCTCGGGCTGCGGCGTTCGCCGCATACGGTGCGCGCCTATGACAAGGCAGCCGAGCGGCTGCTGACCCGGCTGGACCTGGCGGAATGGGACGATGTCGCCGAGCTATCGACCGCGGCGCTGCGCACCCATCTGGCGTCACGCCGCGCCGACGGCCTGTCGAACGCTTCGACCGCACGCGAACTCTCCGCGCTCAAGGGGTTCATTGCCTTTGCGCGGACGCAGGCGGGGCACGCGGTATCCGATCCCCCGCGCCTGCGCGGCCCGCGGATTAAGAAGGGCCTCCCGCGCCCGGTCACTCCCGACGATGCCATAGGCCTGGCGGATACGGTCGAAGCGCTCGCCGCCGACGACTGGATCGGGGCGCGCGACCGCGCGGTGCTGCTTTTGCTCTATGGTGCGGGCATGCGGATTGCCGAGGCGCTGTCGCTGACCGCATCCGCGCTGCCGCTGGGCGAACGGCTGACCGTAACCGGCAAGGGCGGCAAGCAGCGCGTCGTCCCCCTCATCCCCATCGTGCGCGAGGCGGTGGCGGACTACGCCGAGCGCTGCCCCTGGCCCTTGCCCGCGGAGGAGCCGCTGTTTCGCGGCGCCAAGGGTGGGCCGCTCGTACAAGGCGTCGTGCAGCGGACCACCGCGCGCGCGCGCAAGGCGCTGGGCCTGCCCGACAGCGCGACGCCGCATGCGCTGCGGCACAGCTTCGCCACGCATCTGCTGGGTGCGGGGGCCGACCTGCGCAGCCTGCAGGAATTGCTCGGTCATGCGAGCCTCGGGTCGACGCAGATCTATACCAAGGTCGATGCGGCCAGCCTGCTCGAGACCTATCGCAGCGCCCATCCGCGCGAACGGGACTAG
- the hemW gene encoding radical SAM family heme chaperone HemW, producing the protein MARALYIHWPYCIAKCPYCDFNSHVRKTADMAEWKTALLADMRHEFDATGSEERLASVFFGGGTPSLMPPSLVADLLREAERLWGFDRAIEITLEANPSSVEAAKFADLAAVGVNRVSLGVQSLRDEALRFLGRLHGVEEALTALELAQSHFQRVSLDLIYARPGQSMADWRTELGEALALGTDHMSLYQLTIEPATRFATDVRRGMFEPLDDDNAADLFALTREMTVAAGLPAYEISNHARPGEESRHNLTYWRYQDYIGIGPGAHGRRGDVATTRHRKPENYIAAVAETGHGIAEARPLDRSEQASEALLMGLRLAEGVDLAALTRRFAVPPTGLIDPAKLALYRDLGLVRTDEGWIGVTPQGMPLLDALLGELVQADLVAS; encoded by the coding sequence TTGGCCCGCGCACTCTACATCCATTGGCCCTATTGCATCGCCAAATGCCCCTATTGCGATTTCAACAGCCACGTCCGCAAGACCGCGGATATGGCGGAATGGAAGACAGCGCTGCTGGCAGATATGCGCCACGAATTCGACGCGACCGGGTCTGAGGAACGCCTCGCAAGTGTCTTTTTCGGCGGCGGAACTCCGTCGCTGATGCCGCCGTCTCTGGTGGCAGATCTGCTGCGCGAGGCGGAGCGTTTGTGGGGCTTCGATCGGGCGATCGAGATCACGCTGGAGGCCAATCCGAGCAGCGTCGAGGCTGCGAAATTCGCCGATCTGGCGGCGGTCGGGGTCAATCGCGTGTCGCTGGGCGTGCAAAGCCTGCGCGATGAAGCGTTGCGTTTTCTCGGCCGGTTGCACGGAGTCGAGGAGGCACTGACCGCGCTCGAGCTGGCGCAGAGCCACTTTCAGCGCGTGTCGCTCGACCTGATCTATGCCCGGCCCGGACAAAGCATGGCCGATTGGCGCACCGAGCTTGGCGAAGCACTGGCGCTCGGCACCGATCACATGTCGCTCTACCAGCTGACCATCGAACCCGCGACGCGCTTCGCCACCGATGTCCGCCGCGGGATGTTCGAACCGCTCGACGACGACAATGCCGCCGACCTGTTCGCACTGACCCGCGAGATGACCGTTGCCGCGGGCCTGCCCGCCTACGAGATCAGCAACCATGCGCGCCCCGGGGAGGAAAGCCGGCACAATCTGACCTACTGGCGCTACCAGGACTATATCGGGATCGGCCCTGGCGCGCATGGACGGCGCGGCGACGTGGCCACGACGCGGCACCGCAAGCCCGAGAACTATATTGCCGCGGTGGCCGAGACGGGTCACGGGATCGCCGAAGCGCGCCCGCTCGACCGGAGCGAACAGGCAAGCGAAGCGCTGCTGATGGGTCTGCGTTTGGCCGAGGGCGTCGATCTGGCCGCCCTCACCCGCCGGTTCGCGGTCCCGCCCACCGGATTGATCGACCCTGCCAAGCTCGCGCTCTATCGCGACCTTGGGCTGGTGCGTACGGATGAGGGATGGATCGGCGTCACCCCGCAGGGCATGCCGCTGCTCGATGCGCTGCTGGGCGAGCTGGTCCAGGCCGATCTCGTCGCCTCATGA
- a CDS encoding CAP domain-containing protein, with protein sequence MNGTKNWIAPLMGAVALLCATGTAVAASGSSRWLSQDKPIPASRSIDGRGSSDVHLAARILRTHNDERLRLRLQPLKWNTHLEREAQDWARHLSRKGMLQHASQKGRNQTGENLWIGTAGHWPVETMVGMFIAEKKHYRHAHFPDISKTGNWADVGHYSQVVWRDTQEVGCAVATAAGNDVLVCRYWPAGNVWGQKAY encoded by the coding sequence ATGAATGGGACGAAGAACTGGATCGCGCCGCTAATGGGCGCTGTTGCTCTACTCTGTGCCACGGGGACTGCCGTGGCCGCAAGCGGATCGTCGCGCTGGCTTTCGCAGGACAAGCCGATTCCCGCATCACGCTCGATCGATGGTCGGGGAAGCTCGGACGTCCATCTGGCCGCACGCATCCTGCGGACGCACAATGACGAACGCCTGCGCCTGCGCCTCCAGCCCCTCAAGTGGAACACCCATCTCGAGCGCGAGGCGCAGGACTGGGCGCGTCACTTGTCGCGCAAGGGCATGCTGCAACACGCCAGCCAGAAGGGCCGCAACCAGACGGGCGAAAACCTCTGGATCGGCACCGCCGGACACTGGCCGGTTGAAACCATGGTCGGCATGTTCATCGCCGAGAAAAAGCATTACCGCCACGCGCACTTCCCCGACATTTCGAAAACGGGGAACTGGGCCGACGTCGGGCATTACTCGCAAGTGGTCTGGCGCGACACGCAGGAAGTCGGCTGCGCGGTGGCCACCGCCGCGGGCAACGATGTGCTGGTCTGCCGGTATTGGCCCGCCGGAAATGTCTGGGGCCAGAAAGCCTACTGA
- the rdgB gene encoding RdgB/HAM1 family non-canonical purine NTP pyrophosphatase, with translation MTRRLGSGSLVIATHNAGKLKEISALLEPHGMKCLSAGSLGLPEPAETGTTFVQNALLKARAAAEASGIVALADDSGLSVAALGGRPGVYTADWAERQWFEGDPGRDWYMAMGKVEGLLQEQGPDVDRSCAFRCVLALAWPDGEHAVYEGTAPGSLTWPPRGEMGFGYDPVFVPEGSEQTFAEIEPAQKHAISHRADAFAKLVSEQFGQETQ, from the coding sequence ATGACGCGCCGGCTCGGTTCGGGCTCGCTGGTGATTGCCACGCACAACGCCGGCAAGCTGAAAGAGATTTCCGCGCTGCTCGAGCCGCATGGCATGAAATGCCTGTCGGCCGGGTCGCTGGGTCTGCCCGAACCGGCCGAAACCGGCACCACCTTCGTCCAGAACGCGCTGCTCAAGGCGCGGGCTGCGGCGGAGGCGTCGGGCATCGTCGCGCTGGCCGACGACAGCGGCCTGTCGGTCGCTGCGCTCGGCGGCCGGCCGGGCGTCTATACCGCCGACTGGGCCGAGCGGCAGTGGTTCGAGGGCGATCCGGGCCGCGACTGGTACATGGCGATGGGCAAGGTCGAGGGGCTGTTGCAGGAACAGGGGCCAGACGTTGACCGGTCCTGCGCGTTCCGTTGCGTGCTGGCGCTGGCATGGCCCGATGGCGAGCACGCGGTCTACGAAGGCACCGCTCCCGGCAGCCTCACCTGGCCGCCGCGCGGCGAAATGGGTTTCGGTTACGATCCGGTGTTCGTGCCCGAGGGCAGCGAGCAGACCTTTGCTGAGATCGAACCGGCGCAGAAACACGCGATCAGTCACCGCGCCGATGCGTTTGCTAAGCTGGTCTCCGAACAGTTCGGCCAGGAAACTCAGTAG
- the rph gene encoding ribonuclease PH, translating into MRPSGRAPDEMRAITIETGYTKHAEGSCLISFGETRVLCTASVEERIPPWLRGKGEGWVTGEYSMLPRATHTRGQREAAKGKQSGRTQEIQRLIGRSLRAVVDHKKLGERQITLDCDVIQADGGTRTASISGAWVALRLAVDGLMKSGDITQDPITAKVAAVSCGVYQGTPVLDLDYPEDSNADADANFVLIEGGKIAEAQATAEGAPYDEEAFLRLLRLAQMGCAQIFKAQDEATRK; encoded by the coding sequence ATGCGACCTTCCGGCCGGGCGCCCGACGAAATGCGCGCCATCACTATCGAAACCGGTTACACCAAGCACGCTGAGGGCAGCTGCCTGATCAGCTTCGGCGAAACGCGCGTATTGTGCACCGCCAGCGTCGAAGAACGCATCCCGCCGTGGCTGCGCGGCAAGGGCGAAGGCTGGGTCACCGGCGAATATTCGATGCTCCCGCGCGCCACGCATACGCGCGGCCAGCGCGAGGCGGCCAAGGGCAAGCAGAGCGGCCGGACGCAGGAAATCCAGCGGCTTATCGGACGAAGCTTGCGCGCGGTCGTCGATCACAAGAAGCTCGGCGAACGGCAGATCACGCTCGATTGCGACGTGATCCAGGCCGATGGCGGCACGCGCACGGCTTCGATCTCCGGCGCCTGGGTCGCACTGCGCCTCGCAGTCGACGGGCTGATGAAATCGGGCGACATCACGCAGGACCCGATCACCGCGAAGGTCGCGGCGGTTTCCTGCGGGGTCTACCAGGGCACGCCCGTGCTCGACCTCGACTATCCCGAGGACAGCAATGCCGATGCCGATGCCAATTTCGTGCTGATCGAAGGCGGCAAGATCGCCGAGGCACAGGCGACTGCCGAAGGCGCGCCCTATGACGAGGAAGCCTTCCTGCGCCTGCTGCGGCTGGCGCAGATGGGCTGCGCGCAGATATTCAAGGCGCAGGACGAGGCTACGCGCAAATGA
- the hrcA gene encoding heat-inducible transcriptional repressor HrcA, with product MNSPPLNDLTERAREIFRLVVEGYLDSGSPVGSKALAGGGQVNLSPASIRNVLADLEARGLLAAPHTSAGRMPTDTGLRLFVDAMMQVAEPTREERDAIEQRLGEPGPIERALEETSALLSDLSGAAGMVMVPTREPRLAQVSLTALDTHRVLAVLVGEDGQIENRIITLPAEALGTSLEQASNYLTARSSGRTLAEAASTVEAEIASGKSALDEASSDLVRRGLATWSEDAAKRPVMIVRGQANLLDEAALGDIERVRSLLDDLESKQSVASLLERARRAEAMRIFIGAENRLFSLSGSSVIASPYRDREGRVVGVLGVIGPTRLNYARVVPMVDFTARSLGKRIG from the coding sequence ATGAATTCCCCGCCGCTGAACGATCTGACAGAACGCGCCCGCGAGATATTCCGTCTCGTCGTCGAAGGTTATCTCGACAGCGGCTCGCCGGTAGGATCGAAAGCGTTGGCGGGCGGCGGGCAGGTCAATCTCTCCCCCGCTTCGATTCGCAACGTGCTGGCCGATCTCGAGGCGCGCGGGCTGCTTGCGGCGCCGCATACGAGCGCGGGGCGGATGCCCACCGATACCGGATTGCGGCTGTTCGTCGATGCGATGATGCAGGTGGCCGAACCAACGCGCGAGGAACGCGACGCGATCGAGCAGCGGTTGGGCGAACCCGGTCCGATCGAACGCGCGCTCGAGGAAACCAGCGCGCTGCTGTCCGACCTTTCGGGGGCAGCGGGCATGGTCATGGTCCCGACGCGCGAGCCGCGTCTGGCGCAGGTCTCATTGACCGCACTCGACACACACCGCGTGCTGGCGGTGCTGGTCGGCGAAGACGGCCAGATCGAAAACCGCATCATCACGCTTCCCGCCGAAGCACTCGGCACCTCGCTCGAACAGGCCAGCAATTACCTCACCGCACGCAGCTCCGGTCGCACCCTGGCTGAGGCGGCCAGCACGGTCGAAGCGGAGATCGCCAGCGGGAAGTCCGCGCTCGACGAAGCCAGCAGCGACCTGGTGCGGCGCGGGCTCGCGACATGGAGCGAGGATGCGGCCAAGCGCCCGGTCATGATTGTGCGCGGGCAGGCCAATTTGCTCGACGAAGCCGCGTTGGGCGATATCGAACGCGTCCGCTCGCTGCTCGACGATCTCGAAAGCAAGCAGTCGGTCGCCAGCCTGCTCGAACGTGCACGCCGCGCTGAAGCCATGCGGATATTTATCGGCGCGGAGAACCGGCTGTTCTCACTTTCGGGTTCGTCGGTCATCGCCTCGCCCTATCGCGACCGCGAGGGCAGGGTGGTCGGCGTACTGGGGGTGATCGGCCCGACTCGGTTGAATTACGCGCGGGTCGTCCCCATGGTTGATTTCACCGCCCGATCCTTGGGCAAACGCATAGGCTGA
- the grpE gene encoding nucleotide exchange factor GrpE, which translates to MTDENNNEPQKKAVDDEVLREMEGVPEHLRGDTDEDSEESSLDDALGKLKGDLETAMQDVLYARAETQNVRRRLEKDVQDARNYAATNFARDILSVADNLARALDHVPDELREHEKAKNFISGIEATQRELEKVFAGNGITRIAAKGMPLDPNQHQAMMEVPSDEVEPGTIVQEMQAGYMIKDRLLRPAMVGVAKKPD; encoded by the coding sequence GTGACCGACGAAAACAACAACGAACCGCAGAAAAAGGCGGTCGACGACGAAGTGCTACGCGAAATGGAAGGCGTGCCCGAACACCTTCGTGGCGATACCGATGAGGACAGCGAGGAAAGCTCGCTCGACGATGCACTCGGCAAGCTCAAGGGCGATCTCGAAACCGCGATGCAGGACGTGCTCTACGCGCGCGCAGAGACGCAGAACGTGCGCCGCCGCCTGGAAAAGGACGTGCAAGATGCGCGCAATTATGCCGCGACCAACTTCGCGCGCGATATCCTCAGCGTGGCGGACAATCTGGCGCGCGCACTCGACCATGTGCCCGACGAATTGCGCGAGCACGAGAAGGCCAAGAACTTCATTTCGGGCATCGAAGCCACCCAGCGCGAGCTGGAGAAGGTGTTTGCCGGCAATGGCATCACGCGCATCGCCGCCAAGGGCATGCCGCTCGATCCCAACCAGCACCAGGCGATGATGGAAGTGCCGAGCGACGAGGTCGAGCCGGGCACCATCGTGCAGGAAATGCAGGCCGGCTACATGATCAAGGACCGCTTGCTGCGCCCGGCCATGGTCGGCGTGGCGAAGAAGCCGGACTGA
- a CDS encoding cobaltochelatase CobT-related protein yields MLNGALTGIFWGAVILFLWWLGRRAQARPVSAVADWPEQVYSSYTEEFDLEIRARDLPALLDADGTAGESPSGDFERDIDRRREAYLAARAHGISRLVEFRPPKPPASVCLLIDLSGSMAKRLPEVLGEVRAISEWLTKHESNVAVYGFTTRGWRGGPVRKNWLADGSPEYPGRLCALVHIVVSDFGSPGGDDDWDALLRTDILRENVDGEALRWAADRLVQERTPNKMLVVLSDGAPVDDATLAANGNSFLFKDMVEAMSEIEKREHITPIGIGLDYRVSEFYPQSGLVEEGGSLLQAIIPFLDGTATGGTRTEG; encoded by the coding sequence GTGCTGAACGGCGCCCTGACCGGCATTTTTTGGGGCGCCGTTATCTTGTTTCTATGGTGGCTTGGGAGGCGGGCTCAGGCGCGCCCTGTCTCGGCGGTCGCGGACTGGCCTGAGCAGGTATACTCGTCATATACTGAGGAATTTGATCTCGAGATAAGGGCACGAGACCTTCCCGCTCTGCTCGACGCCGATGGGACTGCTGGTGAGAGCCCCAGCGGTGATTTCGAGCGGGATATCGATAGGCGAAGGGAAGCATACCTTGCAGCGCGTGCGCACGGTATTTCTCGTTTGGTCGAGTTTCGCCCTCCCAAGCCACCGGCGTCGGTTTGCCTTCTGATTGATCTGTCTGGATCGATGGCAAAGCGGCTACCGGAAGTGCTAGGAGAAGTCAGGGCAATTTCGGAATGGCTCACGAAGCATGAGTCGAACGTAGCGGTGTATGGTTTCACAACCCGCGGCTGGCGGGGCGGTCCGGTACGGAAAAACTGGCTTGCAGATGGATCGCCCGAATACCCCGGGCGATTGTGCGCCCTAGTTCACATTGTTGTTTCCGATTTCGGTTCGCCCGGTGGCGACGATGACTGGGATGCGCTGCTCAGGACGGATATTCTTCGGGAGAACGTCGATGGCGAAGCGCTTCGATGGGCGGCGGACCGATTGGTTCAGGAGCGAACACCCAACAAGATGCTTGTCGTCCTGTCGGATGGGGCGCCAGTGGACGACGCGACGCTCGCAGCGAACGGGAACAGTTTCCTGTTCAAAGATATGGTTGAGGCCATGTCTGAAATCGAGAAGCGCGAGCATATCACGCCCATTGGGATTGGGCTCGACTACCGCGTGAGCGAGTTTTACCCGCAGTCGGGTCTCGTAGAAGAGGGCGGCTCATTGCTCCAAGCAATAATTCCGTTCCTTGATGGCACGGCCACTGGCGGGACAAGAACGGAGGGTTGA